The Halorhabdus rudnickae DNA segment CCGGGCTTTACCGTCTGATTGTCCGGACACGGCATTCAGTTGATGGGCCCGGGTCAAGAACGTCCCGGCCTTCCGGCAACGCTCGGAGACATCGAACCGCTCAAGGTGATGGCCCTATCCACCATCCACAATGACGAGTCTGGGCACGGCCAGTGCCGATCCCGGCGAGATCGACACCGGACGGCTACAGGTCGGCGAGACGCGCGACGGGAGCCCGGTCGGCCTGCCGGTCGCGGTCGTCAACGGGCGCGACGACGGTGACACACTTTATCTCCAGGCGGCCAGCGACGGCGACGAACTCAACGGCGTTGGCGTCCTCAACCGCCTCGTCCCCGAACTCGATCCCCAGCAGCTCCGAGGGACGATCCTGCTCGTCGGGATCGTCAACTACCACGGGTTCCAGGTGGCCGAACACCGCAACCCGCTGGACGATACGAAGCTCAACCGGGCTTTTCCGGGCGAGGAAACCGGGACGACCAGCGAACGCATCGCCGCGGCGACCTTCGAGGCGGCCACCCGGGCGGACCTCATTTTGGATCTCCACCAAGGGTCGACCAGTCGGATGATCGACGAGACGCGCGTCCGATGTGGGTCGCGCCACCGCCTGCACGACGACTGCCTCGAACTCGCGAAGGCCTTCGGCTGCGGGTACGTCCTCGACCAGAAAGGACCAGACGGCCAGCTGGCGCGGGCGGCCCCCGACGAGGGCATCCCGACGATCGACCCCGAACTCGGCGGGGCAGTTGGCTGGGACGAATCCTCGATTCAGGCCGGACTCGACGGCGTATGGAACGTACTCAAACACTACGACTTCCTCGCCGAGCAGGCGACGATGGCTGCCCAGACACGGGCGGGCGGGTTCGACCAGTACGGCGCGCCGGCTGGCGGGCTGATCAGGTTCGAACCCGACCTCGGCGACCGCGTCGAATCGGGCGAGACGCTGTTTACCGTCACCGACGTGTTCGGCTCGGTCAAAGAGCGGGTCAGTGCCGACTCTTCGGGAATCTTTTGGCGAACGCGTCGACTCCCGCAGGTGGGGACCGGCGAGTACGTCTGCTCTGTCGGAACCGACGTGGATTCGTACTGAGAGCGCCACCGCCAACGAACGACCGCGTTTTGTCACTTTGAAATGAAAAATATCTCTGCGAGCCTACACCGAGAGACAGTTGGCTGAGTTACTCTTCTTCGTTTACTGTTGGCGAACCCGCTCCAGTCGGGAAGTAGAACTCGTGTTTCGATTCAGTTTCGAAACTATCGAGAACGTCCTTGAGCGGTCCGGCATACCGGGTCAAGTCCTGTGCCCGCTGTGATACTTCCGAGAGTTCAGCTGTCTGCTCCTCTGCAGCACCAGCGACGTTTTCGGATTCGGCCATGGTCACTTCGACTGCCTCAGCGAGTTCCTCGACCGTTTCAGTCACGTCTCTGAGCTGGTCGAGCGACGTCTGAACGTCGACATCGGTCTCCCGTGCGATCGGTTCGAGCTGATCGACGATATTCTCGATTGTCGTCGAGAGATCGTCGAGTCGTTCACGCTGCTTGTAGGCATCGTCGGAGATACGTTGGATCGATTCTGCGACCTGCTCTGAGGCACCTCGAAGACTTTCAGCCGAGCTTTCGACACTTTCACCGGCCTGCTCGACTTCCTTGGCGAAGTGCCTGAGCTGGCCGGTCGTGTTCTCCAGTTCCTCGATCATCTCGTTGAAGTCGGTGGCGATCCGGTCCATCGCGTCGTTCTCGCCGTCGGTTTCCATCCGTTGAGTGAGATCGCCGCTTGCACACTCGCCCATGATCTGGCTGTATTCCTCGGCTTTATCCTGGAGGTACTCGTTCATCTCCATCGCTTCTGCCCGGGAAACCTCCGCCTGCTTGCGAGCTTGCTCGGCCTCGGTTATCTGTTCGCGCAACGAGTTACGCATACTGTCAAATCCATCGTATAGGCGACCGATCTCGTCGATGCGGTCTGTCTCCAGCTCGACCTCGAGATCACCAGCTTCCATCTTTGCTGCCCGATCGCGTAGTGTTGTCAGTGGTGCGACAGTCTGACGGCCGAGCACGACTGCGACGATACCCAGCGCTCCAAGGCTCAGCAACACCATTAAGATGACGTTGTGTCCAACGTTGGTCGCCACCCCGTAGGCTTCCTCAGCGGGAACTCTAGAGACAGCGACCCAAGGGGTATTGCTGACTGGAACGTACGCCTGGACGGTCCCGCCGTTGCTTGTCCGGGTCACTCGTCCACCGAGTGCGGCTTCGAGTGCATCGCCACCGCTGTCGATCGATGTGTTGGCCGATTGGAAAACGTCGTTCCCCTCTGCGTCGAGGATGACTGTCGACTGTGAGGTGTTCTCTTGTTGTAACTGTTCGATACGGTACTCCAGTGTCCCGATGACCACGACGACACGGTCGGGCCGATCCGGGACCGGGCTGGCAAAGGCCATGACTTGGTCGTCCAGCGTCGGTGACTCGTAGGCCTGCGGGGATGTCCACACTTCCTCGTCAAGATCGAACCCACTCCGGAACTCTTTGTCGGCCCAGGGTTCTTCGAGACTCTCCAGTGTCGTGTCTCGATAGACCGGGTTCGTACTCGTGACAATCTTCCCAGTAGCGGCATCGATGTAGTGTATCGCCCGGACGTTGACGCCCATCCGGGCCTGTTCTTCGACGAGGTGGCCTTGGACCTCCTGTGTATTGCCTTCCCGTAGGACAGGAGACGCAGACGCTGTGCGGGTCTGGACAGTCAGAGACTCGACCCAGGAGCTGATTTGCTCGGCCTGCATTTCCGCAGTCGTTTCAAGCTGCGCATTGGCGTCTGCCCGAACCGTCCCGTTGATTTCTACGTAACTGACTGCTCCCACCGCAGCAATCACGAGGACAACCGACAGGATGGCGAGGACGAACTTTGCGAGGTACCGGCGTCTGATGAACCCCGGAACGAGCATCGATGGGATCGAAGACAGATTCATGGTTTGATTCGATCGAGTTCCGTAATTCCACTATCAGCACTGTTGTCGTACGCCCAATACTCGAAGGTCGTATCCGTCGGGTCGCCGTTTTCGTCGAACCGCGTTTCGTTAGACGCTCCCCGATATTCGATGGATTGGCCCCGTGCTGCACGGCGGAGGCCGTCGGCAAGTGTATCGGGCGTAATCTCAGTTCCACCCGAACTCGTGACACGTCGAATAGCATGCTGGATCGATTTGGCGTCGTTTTTCCCGGCATATGCGTTTGCGAGCAACAACACTGCCGTCCCATCGTAGGCATACGACTCGAAGACACCCGGCTCGTTGCCGGTCGCCTCCATGTAGAGATTGGCGAAAGTCTCGCTTCCCGGACCGTCGACGAGGGGTGCAAGCCCACGGACCCCATCGAGTGAGCGTTCGACTCGGTCGTGCATCTCGCCGGTCCGTAGGCTGTCAGTACAGAGAATATCTGCGTCGGTTCGAGACAGCACATCGGACAACAGTGACTCGCCCATCTCCGGATACGCAACGAGGACGAGCGCGTCGGGATCACCCTCCGTGGCCTGTTCGATCGCCTCAATGTAGGAATTTGACGTATTTTCGATGGGGACCTGGTCGGTTATCGTGCTGCCGTAATCTCGGCGAAAGGATTGGCTAAACGCCTGACTTAGCTGCCATCCGTAATCGTTATTCACGTAGAGAGTACCCGCAGTGTCGTAATCGAGTCTCCTGGCCACGGTGTCGGCCAGAAGGCTCCCCTGAATCCTATCGGAGATAGCGGTCCGGAAGACGTACCCGAGGTCGTTGAGCGTTGTGAGCGTCGGTGTGGTCGCTCCCGGAGAACAGCAGACGGTTTTGTATGGAATCAACACCTGCTGGGTCGCTTGCAAGACGATATCCGAATCGAGCGGACCAGTAACCATCGGGTACCCCTCTTCGACCAGCGATTTGGCTTTCCGGGCGGCCGTAGTCGGATCACTCTCCGTATCGACAGATCGCTGCTTGAATGTGAGAGCAACTTCGTCTCGAACTTGATCGATCGGTAGCACGGCGGCCTCCCGAACGGATTCCCCGATTGCACTTCGAGGACCACTCAGCGGAAGCATCGTCCCGATTTTGATTGTCCGATCGATTCCGTCGCGTCCGTCACTCCCACCCGAGCTGAACCCAGGAATGGAACCGGCGCAACCGCTCAAAGCGGCTACCCCGCCACCACAGATTCCCGAGAGGAGCTGTCTACGGGTCGGTCTAGCGCCCATATGTTCTGCTGCCTTACACCGGTATATGAGTGTGTCGATGTAGTTTAACTTTCAAATAATTATTAACTTTCACATGTCCCCGGAACTTGAGGCCGCCAAGCGCCGTCAGTTCACATCACAGCGGGGCCGCGAGGACTCTCTGTACGTCGTGATTGCCCACAGATCCGATCGCCAGCTACGGGTTTCACACCGGGTATCCTCGCCGCGATCCTCACGTTCGTCACGGGGCGTGCGATCGGCTGATCGAGCTTGCCGGACTGTATTGTCGCTTTAGTGTCAGAACATCGGGGCGAAAGGTGTCATCGAGTACTCATTGCTCGTTTCGGCCACGACATGTCCTTCCGGGAAGCCAACCGTATTGTTCGTTGCAGCCATATCAGTCCTATGCGAACACCTTCAAAACGCCCGTTTGGGACCTTCCTGCTGGCTGCTCTCGCTTCGGTGATTTTCACTGGGTCGGCAAGCGCTCACGTCAAGTACGTCACTGACGAGGAAAGCACCGGTAGCGTGGCCGAGCTTTTCACTGCTGTGTTCACTGACCCGGCGAGTGTCGCGCTGCTGGGTGCCGGTGCAATCGGTGTGCTCGTACTTGCAGTGGGCTATCTCCGGTTTGCGGGCTCGATCCCGGACTTCGCTGTCGCCAGCCGAACGTTGCAGTCCTATCGGCCGTACCTGCCCTGGATGTTGCGACTGACGGTGGGGCTTCCGCTGGTGGGTGCCGGTTTCGCCGGCTACCTGTTCACGCCGAGTCTCCCGGTCGAGGCACGGCTCCTGCAGGTCGGCATCGGCTTTCTGTTACTGTTCGGGCTGGCGACGCGAGTGGTTGCGACGGTCGGGCTGGTCGTCTATCTCGGTCTCCTGGCCACTGACAGCACACTCTTGCTGGCCAGTGAGTACGTCGCTGGCTTCCTGGGCATCATGATCGTCGGGGCTGGCCAGCCGAGTGCGGACATGCTCCTCCGGCGCCTGGTGGTCACCCAGGGCACACTCGCCAGTCGCGCACGCAGCCTGGCGACGCCGGCCGAACTGTTCTCGAAGGCGGGCATCGACCGATTGCCGGTCGCACCCCTCCTCCGGCTGTTCGTCGGAGTGAACTTCCTGTATCTCGGCGTCACCCAGAAGTGGCTCAACCCGGCAGGCGGGCTGGCTGT contains these protein-coding regions:
- a CDS encoding succinylglutamate desuccinylase/aspartoacylase family protein, with translation MTSLGTASADPGEIDTGRLQVGETRDGSPVGLPVAVVNGRDDGDTLYLQAASDGDELNGVGVLNRLVPELDPQQLRGTILLVGIVNYHGFQVAEHRNPLDDTKLNRAFPGEETGTTSERIAAATFEAATRADLILDLHQGSTSRMIDETRVRCGSRHRLHDDCLELAKAFGCGYVLDQKGPDGQLARAAPDEGIPTIDPELGGAVGWDESSIQAGLDGVWNVLKHYDFLAEQATMAAQTRAGGFDQYGAPAGGLIRFEPDLGDRVESGETLFTVTDVFGSVKERVSADSSGIFWRTRRLPQVGTGEYVCSVGTDVDSY
- a CDS encoding ABC transporter substrate-binding protein, with product MGARPTRRQLLSGICGGGVAALSGCAGSIPGFSSGGSDGRDGIDRTIKIGTMLPLSGPRSAIGESVREAAVLPIDQVRDEVALTFKQRSVDTESDPTTAARKAKSLVEEGYPMVTGPLDSDIVLQATQQVLIPYKTVCCSPGATTPTLTTLNDLGYVFRTAISDRIQGSLLADTVARRLDYDTAGTLYVNNDYGWQLSQAFSQSFRRDYGSTITDQVPIENTSNSYIEAIEQATEGDPDALVLVAYPEMGESLLSDVLSRTDADILCTDSLRTGEMHDRVERSLDGVRGLAPLVDGPGSETFANLYMEATGNEPGVFESYAYDGTAVLLLANAYAGKNDAKSIQHAIRRVTSSGGTEITPDTLADGLRRAARGQSIEYRGASNETRFDENGDPTDTTFEYWAYDNSADSGITELDRIKP
- a CDS encoding PDC sensor domain-containing protein; the encoded protein is MNLSSIPSMLVPGFIRRRYLAKFVLAILSVVLVIAAVGAVSYVEINGTVRADANAQLETTAEMQAEQISSWVESLTVQTRTASASPVLREGNTQEVQGHLVEEQARMGVNVRAIHYIDAATGKIVTSTNPVYRDTTLESLEEPWADKEFRSGFDLDEEVWTSPQAYESPTLDDQVMAFASPVPDRPDRVVVVIGTLEYRIEQLQQENTSQSTVILDAEGNDVFQSANTSIDSGGDALEAALGGRVTRTSNGGTVQAYVPVSNTPWVAVSRVPAEEAYGVATNVGHNVILMVLLSLGALGIVAVVLGRQTVAPLTTLRDRAAKMEAGDLEVELETDRIDEIGRLYDGFDSMRNSLREQITEAEQARKQAEVSRAEAMEMNEYLQDKAEEYSQIMGECASGDLTQRMETDGENDAMDRIATDFNEMIEELENTTGQLRHFAKEVEQAGESVESSAESLRGASEQVAESIQRISDDAYKQRERLDDLSTTIENIVDQLEPIARETDVDVQTSLDQLRDVTETVEELAEAVEVTMAESENVAGAAEEQTAELSEVSQRAQDLTRYAGPLKDVLDSFETESKHEFYFPTGAGSPTVNEEE
- a CDS encoding DoxX family protein, encoding MRTPSKRPFGTFLLAALASVIFTGSASAHVKYVTDEESTGSVAELFTAVFTDPASVALLGAGAIGVLVLAVGYLRFAGSIPDFAVASRTLQSYRPYLPWMLRLTVGLPLVGAGFAGYLFTPSLPVEARLLQVGIGFLLLFGLATRVVATVGLVVYLGLLATDSTLLLASEYVAGFLGIMIVGAGQPSADMLLRRLVVTQGTLASRARSLATPAELFSKAGIDRLPVAPLLRLFVGVNFLYLGVTQKWLNPAGGLAVVEKYNLTAVVPVAPELWVFGAGLVEAGVGVAFLLGLFTRGSAAVGFLMLTTTLFGLPDDPVLAHITLFGLLSALLVIGAGRYSLDASLLPALRRRLDPEFEPAAGHETPAD